From the genome of Streptomyces sp. NBC_01116, one region includes:
- a CDS encoding TetR family transcriptional regulator, whose translation MGPVPHVNPNLRRAPVQQRSADRLARILDSCAGLLDETGYEQLTTRAVAERAEVPIGSVYRFFPNKRALVDALALRNLDTYADRIAARLADLPAGDWRAAIDAVLDEYLAMKRSIPGFALVDFGPPSPAGDAADDANRRLADRLAVLLAGHLGRRPDEALSRAILVSVEAADALLQLAFRTEPSGDAALVAETRTLVRAYLAQTLD comes from the coding sequence ATGGGGCCCGTGCCCCACGTCAACCCGAACCTCCGCCGCGCTCCCGTGCAGCAGCGCAGCGCCGACCGGCTGGCCCGGATACTCGACTCCTGCGCCGGGCTCCTCGACGAGACCGGCTACGAGCAGCTCACCACCCGGGCCGTCGCCGAGCGTGCCGAGGTGCCCATCGGTTCCGTCTACCGGTTCTTCCCCAACAAGCGCGCGCTGGTCGACGCCCTCGCGCTGCGCAATCTGGACACCTACGCCGACCGCATCGCCGCCCGCCTCGCGGACCTTCCGGCCGGCGACTGGCGCGCCGCCATCGACGCGGTGCTCGACGAGTACCTGGCGATGAAGCGGAGCATCCCCGGCTTCGCGCTCGTCGACTTCGGACCGCCGTCCCCGGCCGGGGACGCGGCGGACGACGCCAACCGGAGGCTGGCGGACCGGCTCGCCGTCCTGCTCGCCGGCCACCTCGGCCGACGGCCCGACGAGGCGCTGTCCCGGGCGATCCTGGTGAGCGTCGAGGCCGCCGACGCGCTCCTCCAACTGGCCTTCCGCACGGAACCGTCGGGGGACGCGGCCCTCGTGGCCGAGACGCGGACCCTGGTCAGGGCCTACCTCGCCCAGACGCTCGACTGA
- the hmgA gene encoding homogentisate 1,2-dioxygenase, protein MSAIDQARKTAEGLTHSSGFGNEHSSEAVPGALPHGRNSPQRAPLGLYAEQLSGSAFTEPRADNRRSWLYRVRPSAAHPAFARVDNGGLRSAPFTETTPDPNRLRWNPLPDPAPGTDFLSGLWTLGGNGDAAQRAGMAIHLYNADSSMTDRVFSDSDGELLIVPERGGLLLRTELGLLRAEPGHVALIPRGVRFRVELLEETARGYVCENYGRPFALPDLGPIGANGLANARDFLAPVAAYEDHEGPVEVVNKFCGNLWSATYDHSPLDVVAWHGNHTPYVYDLRRFNVIGTISYDHPDPSIFTVLTSPSDTPGLAGVDFVVFAPRWLVGEDTFRPPYFHRNVMSEYMGLIDGAYDAKADGFVPGGGSLHNMMSAHGPDRETFDRASAAELKPQKIDDGLAFMFETRWPVTATAQAASAEHLQRGYDDVWQGLSRNFRP, encoded by the coding sequence ATGAGCGCGATCGACCAGGCGAGGAAGACGGCCGAGGGGCTGACGCATTCCTCGGGCTTCGGCAACGAGCACAGCTCGGAGGCGGTTCCCGGGGCGCTGCCGCACGGCCGCAACTCCCCCCAGCGCGCCCCGCTCGGGCTCTACGCGGAACAGCTGAGCGGCTCCGCCTTCACCGAGCCGCGCGCGGACAACCGCCGTTCCTGGCTCTACCGCGTCCGCCCCTCGGCCGCCCACCCGGCGTTCGCCCGCGTCGACAACGGCGGCCTGCGCTCGGCGCCCTTCACGGAGACGACGCCGGACCCGAACCGGCTGCGCTGGAACCCGCTGCCCGACCCCGCGCCCGGCACGGACTTCCTGAGCGGCCTGTGGACGCTCGGCGGCAACGGCGACGCCGCGCAGCGCGCGGGCATGGCGATCCACCTGTACAACGCCGACTCCTCGATGACGGACCGCGTGTTCAGCGACTCCGACGGCGAGCTGCTGATCGTCCCCGAGCGCGGCGGACTGCTGCTGCGCACCGAACTGGGCCTGCTGCGCGCCGAGCCGGGCCACGTCGCGCTGATCCCGCGCGGGGTCCGCTTCCGGGTGGAGCTGCTGGAGGAGACCGCGCGCGGCTACGTCTGCGAGAACTACGGCCGCCCGTTCGCGCTGCCCGACCTGGGCCCGATCGGCGCCAACGGCCTCGCGAACGCCCGGGACTTCCTCGCGCCCGTCGCCGCGTACGAGGACCACGAGGGCCCGGTGGAGGTGGTCAACAAGTTCTGCGGGAACCTCTGGTCGGCGACGTACGACCACTCGCCGCTCGACGTGGTGGCCTGGCACGGCAACCACACCCCGTACGTCTACGACCTGCGCCGGTTCAATGTGATCGGCACGATCAGCTACGACCACCCCGACCCGTCGATCTTCACGGTGCTGACCTCGCCGTCCGACACCCCGGGGCTGGCCGGGGTGGACTTCGTCGTCTTCGCCCCGCGCTGGCTGGTCGGCGAGGACACCTTCCGCCCGCCGTACTTCCACCGCAATGTGATGAGCGAGTACATGGGCCTGATCGACGGGGCGTACGACGCGAAGGCGGACGGCTTCGTCCCGGGCGGCGGCTCCCTGCACAACATGATGTCGGCGCACGGACCGGACCGGGAGACCTTCGACCGGGCGAGCGCGGCGGAGCTGAAGCCGCAGAAGATCGACGACGGCCTGGCGTTCATGTTCGAGACCCGCTGGCCGGTCACGGCGACCGCGCAGGCAGCCTCCGCCGAACACCTGCAGCGCGGTTACGACGACGTGTGGCAGGGTCTGAGCCGCAACTTCCGGCCGTAG
- a CDS encoding GntR family transcriptional regulator, giving the protein MTESQERAGSDDRRTGGDATVGTGPGAGAVRAAPAGTGDDGAAPSGTSADVRAAPVPPAPAFAPDSLVLNRKLPLWYQVSQSLRASILGRPRDASARLPTEEQLAAHYGVSVLTMRQALKELEAEGLISRHRRRGTFIEPRARRVSPVRLLGSVDAIVAQQSGEATTVLGHGPTAVPGDLAEFFPGCAEVTCYRRLRRDGQSDEPTNWAENAVLPDIAARIDVADLERWPMTKVLRDVVGVRISRITDTVEARLADPVTAELLQVPLLSPILHYTGVTYDEDGRVVDVARIRYRGDRFSFSVTVEAH; this is encoded by the coding sequence GTGACAGAGAGCCAGGAGAGAGCCGGATCGGACGACCGGAGGACCGGCGGCGACGCCACGGTCGGCACCGGGCCCGGGGCCGGGGCCGTCCGGGCCGCCCCCGCCGGGACCGGAGACGACGGGGCCGCCCCCTCCGGGACCAGCGCGGACGTCCGGGCGGCCCCGGTGCCGCCCGCGCCCGCCTTCGCCCCCGACTCCCTCGTCCTGAACCGCAAGCTGCCGCTCTGGTACCAGGTCTCCCAGTCCCTGCGGGCCTCCATACTGGGCCGCCCCCGGGACGCCTCCGCCCGGCTGCCCACCGAGGAGCAGCTCGCCGCGCACTACGGGGTCAGCGTGCTCACGATGCGCCAGGCGCTCAAGGAACTGGAGGCGGAGGGGCTGATCAGCCGGCACCGGCGACGCGGCACGTTCATCGAGCCGCGCGCCCGGCGGGTCTCCCCCGTCCGGCTGCTGGGCTCGGTCGACGCGATCGTGGCCCAGCAGTCCGGCGAGGCGACGACCGTTCTGGGCCACGGCCCGACAGCGGTGCCCGGTGATCTGGCCGAGTTCTTCCCGGGCTGCGCCGAGGTGACCTGCTACCGGCGGCTGCGCCGCGACGGGCAGAGCGACGAGCCCACCAACTGGGCGGAGAACGCGGTCCTTCCCGACATCGCCGCCCGGATCGACGTGGCCGACCTCGAACGCTGGCCGATGACCAAGGTCCTGCGCGACGTCGTCGGGGTGAGGATCTCCCGGATCACCGACACGGTGGAGGCGCGGCTCGCCGACCCCGTCACCGCCGAGCTGCTCCAGGTCCCGCTGCTCAGCCCGATCCTGCACTACACGGGCGTGACGTACGACGAGGACGGGCGCGTGGTGGACGTGGCCCGGATCCGCTACCGGGGCGACCGGTTCTCCTTCTCCGTGACGGTGGAGGCCCACTGA